The Triticum aestivum cultivar Chinese Spring chromosome 7B, IWGSC CS RefSeq v2.1, whole genome shotgun sequence genome window below encodes:
- the LOC123161741 gene encoding putative cyclin-dependent kinase F-2 — protein sequence MGKLGRKKAIAYREAPNAAYISRRGGDHTPLPVEFGSAFRSSGIRLRSGKHAPRVARAPRFNPLRRCRHGAPPRHRRDLLRLVLDHVGPSLSRVLRDRRGRFAEEETRRVMRQLLSGAGKMHERGIVHRDIKPGNILVGGDGVVKIYDLGLAVSAARGQADTLWYMAPEMLLGKPDYDELVDAWSLGCVMAELVAGEPLFPGDSATDQLRRIFRVLDSTCMASTPLAAAGQKLLTRRSDSRLRELFPKERLSRDGFKVLEGLLACDPGERLPAAMAIQLQPHRMRARPPFYLIT from the coding sequence ATGGGGAAATTGGGAAGGAAGAAGGCGATCGCCTACCGCGAGGCCCCCAATGCAGCTTATATCTCCCGGCGAGGCGGTGACCATACTCCACTCCCGGTCGAATTCGGAAGCGCGTTTCGCTCCAGTGGAATCCGATTGAGGAGTGGCAAACACGCACCACGCGTTGCCCGCGCGCCACGTTTCAATCCACTACGGCGTTGTCGTCacggcgcgccaccgcgccaccggCGCGACCTGCTGCGGCTCGTGCTGGACCACGTCGGCCCGAGCCTCAGCCGCGTTCTGCGTGATCGCCGCGGGCGGTTCGCTGAGGAGGAGACGCGGCGCGTCATGCGGCAGCTGCTGAGCGGCGCCGGCAAGATGCACGAGCGCGGTATCGTCCACCGGGACATCAAGCCCGGGAACATCCTCGTCGGTGGCGATGGCGTGGTGAAGATATACGACCTCGGGCTGGCCGTTTCCGCCGCGCGCGGTCAGGCCGACACGCTCTGGTACATGGCTCCGGAGATGCTCCTGGGGAAGCCGGACTACGACGAGCTCGTGGACGCCTGGTCGCTCGGCTGCGTCATGGCGGAGCTGGTCGCCGGCGAGCCACTGTTCCCTGGTGACAGCGCGACCGACCAGCTCCGGAGAATCTTCCGCGTGCTCGACAGCACGTGCATGGCATCCACGCCGCTCGCCGCCGCGGGGCAGAAGCTGCTTACCCGCCGAAGTGACAGCCGACTGCGCGAGCTGTTCCCCAAGGAGCGCCTGTCGCGCGACGGGTTCAAGGTTTTAGAGGGGCTCCTCGCCTGCGACCCCGGCGAGCGTCTGCCAGCGGCCATGGCGATCCAGCTTCAGCCGCATAGGATGCGGGCTCGACCACCATTCTACCTCATCACTTAG